The Acinonyx jubatus isolate Ajub_Pintada_27869175 chromosome A2, VMU_Ajub_asm_v1.0, whole genome shotgun sequence genomic sequence gaggaaagggaggatcCAAAATACCTCAGATTTCAGATGTTAGCAACTCCAATAACACATTATTTCTTCCCACTAAGCCTTTGTTAAAGctcttttcttctgcctgaaatgtctttccttttgtttatccTTTGACTCAGCTTGGATGCTTCCCCCTCCGGGAAGCCTGTTCACCCAATGGCCCCTCATCTGTGCTCCCTTTGCATGCTTTGCTCACCAAAATCAACACTTCTTACCCTAAATGGCCATCATCTGTTTGCTTGTCTGTCTCTTCACTGGAAAGGGAGCCCCTTAAGGGCAGGGATCCCCAGGAAGTTAGGCTGGGGGACCTAAGATAGAAGTAACCTGAAGCTTTCCACATCCACTCAGTGAAGCACCTATTTCATGCTGGGCCCTGATCTAAGCAGCTTCAATAAAGGCAGACATATGTGAGAAAGGAAAGATGGGAAGGATTTCAGTGGAGAGAGACCAAGGGAGGAGGCATCTGTGTTAGTCAGGATTGGCTAAGTCAGCCGCGGTAACAAATAAACCCTGAAATCTCAGTGACTTAAtatgagtttatttctcacaCGTGAGAAGTCTGATGTGGGTGTGCAGCGTCTAACTTCTACCTTGTGACTCTGGGGTCTAGAATCCTCCCATCATGTGTTCTGCCATCTCAACATGTGGCCCCCACAGGCTTctaaggcaggaagaaaggggtAAGGGAGACTCATGGGCTCTAACTGCCTCAGCTGGGGAGTGACACCTGTCTGCTCACAGCTCATTGGCCAGGGCTAGTCATGACTTCACCCCAagtgcaagggaggctgggggagTTTAGGGAAGCATGTGGAGCATCTCTGTCTCAGCATCCTAAGCTGGGCAAAAGGCACCAGTGTAagagtgggaaggagagggagtaTTTGGGGGAGCAGCACATAGACCCATAAAGCTCCAGTTCCTGGCATGGACTCATAATAAAGCGCCtgtaactgatttttgtttttaaatgtgttttgttttgttttactttgtgtgtgtgtgtgattggagaatgaaagaaagaaagagtaaattgTTCTGCAAGGTTCAATTTTGAGTCCCTCTGGTCCTGGGGCGCTAGAGCTCAAAATGCTGTTTATCAATGGTCTACTTGGGGCCACACACTGTGCAAGGACTGTACGCATATTACTGCATCCCATTTACTTCTTAGAAAAACTCTGAGGGAGGCGTAGGGATTGCTGcgcccatattacagatgagaagactgaggctccaACTAGTTTAATCATCTGTCCGGGACTGAAGCCAATGCCCAATCCTTTCCATCATGTGCATTGGTACAATCACTCacaggagcagagggaaaaacCTTAAATGGCTAGGAGGTAGGTTTCTCACACTCTTCAAGTCTTCCCATATCTGAGGAGGAAACACCACCTCCCACGTCAATCAAATTTGGAAGCGGAAGAGGGTAGAGTATATCCTTGGTCAAGGGCTCCACTTATTCAGCTCAACTTTCTTCAACTGCATGGACATGGTAACTGTCCTGGGGTGGTCACAAGATTCACTGAGAAAGTGTCTATAAGCACTGAGTACCAAAGAAGTACTGTATCAGTGGTCCACATTGCCTCTATTAGGGCACTCACCTTTCAGAGGGGTACTGTGAGCAGAGGGAATGTTATTAGGGCCCCACTTGCCCTGATGGTGACAACTGGTGTTTTAAGGTTGTCTTAAGACCTTCCAGAGGAAGGCAGCCCAGTGGGGTGGAAAGTCAGGCATAAAGGAAGGCCAGCCCTACATGCTTCATGCACCCTGGGGCAAGACACTAGTCTCTGTGTTGGTTCTTTCATCTGAAAGTGAGAAAAATCCACAAATCCATCAAATACTTAATGTTTCAGAGGGCTTTGGGGAATAATATTGGAGATGTGGGTGTGCATGCATCTAATAAACCACAAGTCTTCCTCTGTCCCGACCACACCTGAACCATGTGTCCCCCAAGGAGAGGAGCTGGAGCTCAGATACCCTTCTAGCCCCCTCCTTCCACTGCCCAAGAAAGTGACCAAAAGCTGTTTTGCAAAAAAGCCAAATAGCTCATCCATCCACCAAACAAATGGTGGTCTAATTCAGAGTCTAAGGCCTGAGAAAATTTGGGaattcagtttgtttgtttgtttgtttgtttgtttttaagtgtttttattttgagagtgagagacagagctagctggggaggggcagagagaggaagagaaagaatcccaaggaggctctgttctgtcagcgaGGAGtctgatcccacaaaccgtgagatcatgacctgaaccaaaatcaagagtcggaggcttaactgcttaaccaactaagccaccctggcacccctcggAGGCCAGTTTAAATCAGAGGTTGCAAACCAGCAGTGAGTGGGCCAAACTCAGCTTCAGACAAGTTACTTAGCCTTTCTAtaccttggtttcttcatcagGAAAATGGGCATAATAGTAATACTACCTAGAGGGATTATTGTGTGGACTAAAAGAATTAATATAGGGAAGctcagctggctcagttggaggagtcTGCAGCTCCCAATCTCAGGGTtcggagttcaagccctacgttgggtgtagaaattacttaaaaaaataaaacactaaaaaaaaagaaaagaattagtaTATGTAAATTGCTCAGGACAGTGACTGACACATAACAAGTGTTGTGTAtatgttgttgttattatttgatTCACATGATGTTCAAGTTTTTGGATTTAAGTGTCTCCACTTAGCTGGCCTCTTCATTTTGCCCCAGTCCCTCTTGTCCTGCACCCGGCTTGCTTTCCTGCCCAGGCCCAGAAGGCTGCTAGTTTGAGTTCCCAACCACAGCCTAGTCCTATGTCCTCATTGTCTCTGCTGGATGACACAGATTGTTGATTCTTGCCATTGAACCATGACGATTACAAGTCCTGATGCCTTCTCAACAGAACTGAAGAGCCTTAATCCTGTCCCCCTCAATGTTAGAAAGAGAAACCCCACACCAGCTGAGAAAAAACTAGAGCCACAGAGCTCCAAGATTATCTGGATGCATGTTTTATTATCATTCAGATGATGATCACGGACAAGGGGAAGGCGCCTAGAGGGTTATATACAAGTTCAGCATTCAGGGCTGTTTACATACACCCGCACATCTTTATTCCCACAACCTCCACACAGCACAGCACAGGATGCCTCCACCTGCCATCATTCCCAAGCAGAACATAGCCATGGGTCAGGGCTCTGCACACCCACAAAAAGGAGGCCCAAGAAGCAGAGGAGACCCCCAGTTCTGGAGGTAAATAAAGTTGACATGTGGCAAATCTTGACTCATGGAGCAGGGGATAGAAACTGGATTTGGACATCACATCTTCAATCCCACCCTGACCTCACTGGCTGCTGGACCTAGTCACCCTGCTCCTCTCTGGGGATCCCTTAAAAGACACAGAAGGGTCATTTTTAGCCAGGGCTAAGGAAGGGGAGCAGCCTGTGGGGGTGCGGGGAGAGGGACTCTGGGATCTGTCCCCTGCCAACAGTGCAAAGTGGGGAAATCCAGGGTTTTAACTCAGGCTCCCGTTCTCATGTccctgaagggggagggggaacaaggccagagaactgggtgttgtacatacaGGGGGCTCGGGTTTATGGTCAGGGATctaaggaggagggaaagaaggggtcACAAAGGGAATAGGACCCACAAGACTTAAGACATTCTTAGACCCCAAACTTGATAGGAAGCTGGGTTCACTCCTCCAGGGGCTCCCTGACCCAGGCCGCCCGCCGCCCAGGATGCTGCCGCTTCTCCTCAGCCCCCTGACCCCTGCTCAGgtcatccaggagccccagcaggAGGCTGGCTTGACCACAGGCTCCCTGAGGCTCACATGGGCCTCCCAGAGCCCTCTTGCCCGGATGTTGGCGTTTCTCAGGCATcagctctccctcctccacctcctcttcctcttcttcccagcTCCTTTGGGCCTTGGGATCCGCCAGCCGTCTGCCTGGGTGCTGCCTCTTGGTGAAAGTGTACCCAAGCCAGGAGGAGCGCCGGCCAGGGTGCTGCCGCTTCTGCTGGGTTACCTCTGACCATGCAGCCACATCCTCCCGCCGGCCAGGGTGCTGCCGCTTGTGGGGGCCCATGgcccctccttctttttcctcttcaacTCCgtcttctgcctcctcctcctcccttttgcCAGGATGCTGACGCTTGGAGAGCCAGTCGGGTTGAATGATCTGGgactctggggaaggaaagaggccaGTGAGGGACCTCCTGACCCCCAAGTGCCCACTCCAGCCTTGCTCCTACTTAAGGCAGATTCCCTGCAGCACTCATCCAGAGTCACAGCCTTGTACAGCCTCTTAGACATCACAGATGGTCAAAGGCATGACCTCTGGTTCTAGTCCTAGCTCTGCCACcccctagctgtgtgaccataaGCAACTTAATTaacttcctgagcctcagttttcttctgtgtAAAATGAGTAATAACAGTATCAGTCTAAGAGCTTGTTAGGATGATTAAATAGTGTGATAAAGTGTTTGaagggcttagaacagtgcctggcatatacgAGTCT encodes the following:
- the TRH gene encoding thyrotropin releasing hormone isoform X2, which gives rise to MPGPWLLLALALTLTVAGIPGGRAQPEVAQHEAGEHAGLDDLLRQAERLLLLQEDLLRLRGNQDDGESESQIIQPDWLSKRQHPGKREEEEAEDGVEEEKEGGAMGPHKRQHPGRREDVAAWSEVTQQKRQHPGRRSSWLGYTFTKRQHPGRRLADPKAQRSWEEEEEEVEEGELMPEKRQHPGKRALGGPCEPQGACGQASLLLGLLDDLSRGQGAEEKRQHPGRRAAWVREPLEE
- the TRH gene encoding thyrotropin releasing hormone isoform X1; protein product: MGFPRLLGSRRHNWARAGPEMPGPWLLLALALTLTVAGIPGGRAQPEVAQHEAGEHAGLDDLLRQAERLLLLQEDLLRLRGNQDDGESESQIIQPDWLSKRQHPGKREEEEAEDGVEEEKEGGAMGPHKRQHPGRREDVAAWSEVTQQKRQHPGRRSSWLGYTFTKRQHPGRRLADPKAQRSWEEEEEEVEEGELMPEKRQHPGKRALGGPCEPQGACGQASLLLGLLDDLSRGQGAEEKRQHPGRRAAWVREPLEE